One Mailhella massiliensis DNA segment encodes these proteins:
- a CDS encoding EH signature domain-containing protein, whose protein sequence is MTDRKDCLEELASHLNEFIHSIPKYDEEKLRAFYTKKEHILERYAQKLGKGSAGFKKRKQELETAIRYKKPLPPVMTSSRYIRPLLVLWQERDYIRSCPPDHILQKHMTVLIHNTKKQCLGTLALYELCQVFIRKYQSLNENKKTFGLFVQQQLILRSGNMLSRIATLSKHRKELFSSSAHIWLGEEALQRSISLADMADMLGIQNDTELYIAAQNIFYIHKLKSLAPNQADMVLSEIRERKVYTAEYDEKKQLGHIALEIMIDKLAEAGQEPCQLWKDTIVHIAGDPRVPETHMDYRLWWSILGHRRVELMRGWLSRFDMHLFLRIIGEFAKTDDTMSRMFPERKKLLEHIFNKNHVSLTRLFLGTQPERFVNEWFGDKEKPFYTRLNDSKLTVFYYKVGNTHVIEGSHSFAMRILDKIPVSSAINNYEKMINIDELRKTLEYKYNKEFGSGGGYVSFRHSGNWKMIVIKELQKRGIIIHEDQILSKYEYMSYHL, encoded by the coding sequence ATGACTGACCGGAAGGACTGTCTGGAAGAACTTGCAAGTCATCTGAACGAGTTCATCCATTCCATTCCCAAGTATGACGAAGAAAAACTTCGGGCTTTCTATACTAAAAAAGAACATATTCTGGAACGCTATGCCCAGAAACTGGGAAAAGGATCGGCGGGCTTTAAAAAACGTAAGCAGGAGCTTGAAACAGCCATACGTTATAAAAAACCGCTTCCTCCCGTTATGACTTCTTCCAGATATATCCGACCACTCTTAGTGCTCTGGCAGGAAAGAGATTATATTCGCTCCTGTCCACCCGATCATATATTGCAGAAGCATATGACAGTGCTCATACATAACACAAAAAAACAATGTCTTGGTACTCTTGCTCTTTACGAGTTATGCCAGGTTTTTATTCGCAAGTATCAATCCCTGAATGAAAATAAAAAAACTTTCGGCCTCTTTGTTCAGCAACAACTTATTCTTCGTTCCGGCAATATGCTTTCCAGAATCGCTACACTGAGCAAACATCGCAAGGAGCTTTTTTCTTCTTCCGCTCATATATGGCTGGGAGAAGAAGCCTTACAACGCAGCATCTCTCTGGCGGACATGGCTGATATGCTCGGCATACAAAACGATACTGAGCTCTACATTGCAGCACAAAACATTTTTTATATTCATAAATTAAAATCTCTTGCACCTAATCAGGCTGATATGGTTCTGAGTGAAATACGAGAACGCAAAGTCTATACAGCGGAATACGATGAAAAAAAACAACTCGGTCATATTGCCCTCGAAATTATGATAGATAAACTGGCCGAAGCAGGCCAGGAACCTTGTCAGTTGTGGAAAGATACCATAGTCCATATTGCCGGAGATCCCAGAGTACCAGAAACGCATATGGATTACCGCCTTTGGTGGAGTATTCTGGGCCATCGACGTGTGGAACTTATGCGCGGTTGGCTTTCCCGCTTCGACATGCATCTGTTCTTACGTATCATTGGAGAATTCGCCAAAACCGATGACACCATGAGCCGCATGTTTCCAGAAAGAAAAAAACTGCTTGAACATATCTTCAACAAAAACCATGTCAGCCTTACCCGACTTTTTCTCGGCACACAGCCCGAACGCTTTGTGAACGAATGGTTCGGAGACAAGGAAAAGCCTTTCTATACCCGGCTGAATGATTCCAAACTAACGGTATTTTATTATAAAGTGGGGAATACACATGTCATTGAAGGTTCTCACAGTTTTGCCATGCGGATTTTAGACAAAATTCCCGTATCTTCAGCCATTAACAACTATGAGAAAATGATTAATATTGATGAGTTAAGAAAAACTCTTGAATATAAATACAATAAAGAATTCGGCTCTGGGGGGGGATATGTTTCCTTCCGTCATTCTGGCAACTGGAAAATGATTGTTATAAAAGAGCTACAAAAAAGAGGCATTATTATTCATGAAGATCAAATTTTAAGTAAGTATGAGTATATGTCATATCATCTTTAA
- a CDS encoding OmpA/MotB family protein: protein MPVLYRKTRNTPSEEENPYWMSFSDMMAGILIIFILVCSALVFKLSQMDEQVKDNIQQLVDDLRLRDAMLEEVRLELARLELYVDVEDDSIIVPEQTLDFDSGSFAIRGKNIYAATALGKALRDTLMQGDRWKRLETIFVEGHTDSVPATNRYRMGNWELSTLRAISLWKFWTEECAEEFGNDLKEMTNNITIGGRTRQLALFSVSGYADTRRREMNDYTEEERRKNRRINIRFVTKQIKPEQLEKIRAPLAGRQVSYHD from the coding sequence ATGCCTGTTTTATACAGAAAAACAAGGAACACTCCTTCAGAAGAAGAAAATCCTTACTGGATGTCGTTTTCCGATATGATGGCGGGCATACTCATTATTTTTATTCTGGTATGCAGCGCTCTGGTCTTCAAACTCTCACAGATGGATGAACAGGTAAAAGACAATATCCAACAGCTTGTCGATGACTTGAGGCTGAGAGATGCCATGCTCGAGGAAGTCAGGCTTGAGCTTGCCAGACTTGAACTTTATGTAGATGTCGAAGACGACTCCATCATCGTGCCTGAACAGACGCTGGATTTCGATAGCGGCAGTTTCGCCATACGAGGCAAAAACATTTATGCTGCAACGGCTCTGGGAAAAGCACTGCGAGACACGCTCATGCAGGGGGACCGTTGGAAAAGACTGGAAACCATTTTTGTAGAAGGCCACACGGACAGCGTACCCGCCACCAATCGTTACCGTATGGGCAACTGGGAACTCTCCACTCTGCGCGCCATCTCTCTCTGGAAATTCTGGACGGAAGAATGTGCCGAGGAATTCGGTAACGATCTCAAGGAAATGACAAACAACATCACTATAGGGGGAAGAACAAGGCAGCTCGCTCTTTTTTCCGTAAGCGGTTATGCAGATACCCGTCGACGGGAAATGAACGACTATACAGAAGAAGAGCGTAGAAAAAATCGTCGCATCAACATCCGTTTCGTCACAAAACAAATTAAGCCGGAACAGCTTGAAAAAATACGTGCTCCTCTGGCGGGAAGGCAGGTTTCATATCATGACTGA
- the zorA gene encoding anti-phage ZorAB system protein ZorA produces the protein MNSGSIWDLLYPQPIHLFRWIHGEFSFPFNTSEDVTRLWISIIIIFIIFAAVLIIVFIMINLKNIFYLRKDINIYADNITKDQKHIKNPEFKKFFNELVWKNNKLYSSVPAEEYFNEETLIGNLSKSRILPLFVTILTGLGVLGTFLGLTIGLKGLTFEGSSLEIAEQIKQMTACASTAFVTSVWGVCSSLGLSLLLRFITTGFTFIPFFGVRSIQKLVNQKFPLYSPVDSFMRDVVENLCGSKDTLDHLAEEIGNRMQTNTAEMLRGFGEAFQKYTTDLQKTLTEQMNRTESLNQKTMEHIDGLCASLADGISQKIGSAIRDSIGEAMLPAVQQLVAASADINQRTMNSSEDTMKALVERFLTEAGNAGRLQKENMEKAAQELQQALQDSAAQSRRLFEALARQQEEQAREAHDKNQTLIHSLEELLTKQQENVENLENSLKGSTTSAGAMIEKFEKLQEVSRKNIADMQSLSGELNNLCTEIKNASSSMENMSSNLDSTMRQVSTSIAGSVVTATHLMEQNKTIGEAFFDSLEQLQKTSDSLEKVTDSFSQTAIGTARQYAELSQNYSQMQNTVAAYAKEMHNQVSEIMDKYNEQVERMLREYAVQVKEQTAERLRSWDKETQNFCNSMTDIVNAMGEVLEERDNRF, from the coding sequence ATGAACTCAGGCAGCATATGGGATTTATTATATCCTCAACCTATTCATCTTTTCCGATGGATTCATGGTGAGTTTTCCTTCCCTTTTAATACGTCGGAAGACGTTACAAGATTATGGATTTCCATCATCATTATTTTTATCATTTTCGCCGCAGTATTAATTATTGTTTTTATAATGATAAATTTAAAAAACATTTTTTATCTTAGAAAAGATATAAATATATATGCAGACAATATCACTAAAGACCAAAAGCATATAAAAAATCCTGAATTCAAAAAATTTTTTAATGAACTTGTATGGAAAAATAATAAACTCTACAGTTCTGTTCCGGCAGAAGAATATTTCAATGAAGAAACTCTTATAGGAAATTTGAGTAAATCACGCATACTTCCGCTTTTTGTCACCATTCTCACAGGACTCGGTGTTCTCGGCACGTTCCTCGGACTGACCATCGGCCTCAAAGGGCTGACCTTTGAAGGCTCCTCTCTTGAAATTGCAGAGCAAATCAAACAGATGACGGCCTGCGCATCCACGGCTTTCGTCACTTCGGTGTGGGGGGTATGCAGCAGTCTTGGATTAAGTCTGCTCCTGCGCTTTATCACTACAGGTTTTACTTTTATTCCTTTTTTCGGTGTCCGCAGTATTCAGAAACTGGTCAATCAAAAATTCCCGCTCTACTCGCCTGTCGACTCCTTCATGCGCGACGTGGTCGAAAATCTCTGCGGCAGCAAGGATACGCTCGATCATCTTGCCGAAGAAATCGGAAACCGCATGCAGACCAATACTGCGGAAATGCTGCGTGGCTTCGGAGAGGCTTTCCAAAAGTATACGACGGATCTACAGAAAACACTCACCGAGCAGATGAACAGAACGGAAAGCCTGAACCAGAAAACCATGGAACACATCGACGGACTCTGCGCCTCACTGGCCGACGGCATATCCCAGAAAATAGGTTCTGCCATTCGTGATTCCATAGGCGAAGCCATGCTCCCTGCCGTGCAGCAGCTTGTGGCCGCCTCTGCAGATATAAACCAGCGCACCATGAACAGCTCGGAAGACACCATGAAGGCCCTGGTGGAACGCTTCCTTACTGAAGCCGGAAACGCCGGAAGGCTTCAAAAAGAAAATATGGAAAAGGCGGCACAGGAGTTACAACAGGCACTTCAAGATAGCGCAGCCCAGTCGAGGCGACTGTTTGAAGCTCTGGCCCGTCAACAGGAAGAACAGGCTCGAGAAGCACACGATAAAAATCAAACGCTGATACATTCTTTGGAAGAACTCTTAACCAAGCAGCAGGAGAATGTAGAAAATCTGGAAAACAGCCTCAAAGGCAGTACCACATCGGCAGGTGCCATGATTGAAAAATTTGAGAAACTTCAAGAAGTCAGCCGAAAAAACATAGCAGATATGCAGTCTCTTTCAGGAGAATTAAACAATCTGTGTACTGAAATAAAAAATGCCAGTAGCAGCATGGAAAATATGAGTAGTAATCTCGACTCCACCATGCGGCAGGTAAGCACAAGTATCGCTGGAAGTGTAGTGACAGCGACGCATCTTATGGAACAAAATAAAACCATCGGAGAAGCATTTTTTGACTCTTTGGAGCAACTTCAGAAAACAAGCGACTCTCTGGAAAAAGTCACTGATTCTTTCTCGCAAACGGCAATTGGTACTGCCCGTCAGTATGCTGAACTTTCACAAAACTATAGTCAGATGCAAAATACCGTTGCCGCTTATGCAAAAGAAATGCACAATCAAGTCAGTGAAATTATGGATAAATATAATGAACAGGTGGAACGTATGCTCAGAGAGTATGCCGTACAGGTAAAAGAACAAACTGCGGAACGCCTGCGCTCCTGGGATAAAGAAACCCAAAACTTCTGTAATTCCATGACGGATATCGTCAACGCCATGGGCGAAGTTTTGGAAGAAAGGGACAATCGTTTCTGA
- the nudC gene encoding NAD(+) diphosphatase encodes MIQDIAPRRLRNEFMNAAPRPGDLVLDMSVEGVLLPQDSLRFPTVEEWRNLECGGTLFYAFRIERQGEEDGPEEERFFLALHEAGERPPAPEGWRRTAPSALRRECPGPLAYAAATGWHLFQWYDSTRRCGRCGEALLPSETERAMCCPRCRAVHYPRIAPCVIVAVTCGERLLLTRYARPGAKNLVLVAGFVEAGETAEQAVHREVMEETGLKVRNLRYFGSQPWGFSGTLALGYVAELDGPDDIRLDTAELAEAVWVERAHIPPCPDSASLTMEMITRFSQGRL; translated from the coding sequence ATGATTCAGGACATCGCTCCCCGGCGTCTTCGCAACGAATTCATGAACGCGGCTCCCCGGCCCGGCGACCTTGTGCTCGACATGAGCGTCGAGGGCGTGCTTCTGCCGCAGGATTCGCTCCGTTTCCCCACCGTGGAGGAATGGCGCAACCTGGAATGCGGCGGCACGCTGTTCTACGCCTTCCGCATCGAGCGGCAGGGAGAAGAAGACGGGCCGGAGGAGGAACGCTTCTTCCTTGCCCTGCACGAGGCGGGAGAACGCCCCCCTGCGCCCGAAGGCTGGCGCAGAACCGCGCCTTCCGCCCTGCGCCGGGAATGCCCCGGTCCCCTGGCCTACGCCGCCGCCACGGGCTGGCATCTTTTCCAGTGGTATGATTCCACAAGGCGCTGCGGCCGCTGCGGAGAGGCTCTTCTTCCTTCCGAAACGGAACGCGCCATGTGCTGCCCCCGCTGCCGCGCCGTACACTACCCGCGCATTGCGCCCTGCGTCATTGTGGCCGTCACCTGCGGGGAAAGGCTGCTGCTCACCCGCTACGCCCGGCCGGGCGCAAAAAACCTCGTGCTTGTGGCGGGCTTTGTGGAAGCCGGAGAAACGGCGGAACAGGCCGTACACCGCGAAGTCATGGAAGAAACGGGCCTCAAAGTACGAAACCTGCGCTATTTCGGCAGTCAGCCCTGGGGCTTTTCCGGCACGCTGGCGCTGGGCTATGTGGCGGAACTCGACGGGCCGGACGACATACGCCTCGATACCGCGGAACTGGCCGAAGCCGTGTGGGTGGAGCGCGCCCATATTCCCCCCTGCCCGGATTCCGCCTCCCTCACCATGGAAATGATCACGCGCTTCTCGCAGGGCAGGCTGTAA
- a CDS encoding HAD family hydrolase, protein MPSIVFDMDGVLIDSERLVLRSWECVGRDLGLTGLHELFFRCIGTTHASTKVVFAEAFGEGVNYEDFRDRTRVYYMQFTKDGIPLKPGVMELLSWLREKGWKTGLASSSREANVRRNMEITGMGPYFDTLVCGDMLTASKPAPDIYLRACAELCADPQQSYAVEDSRNGILSASAAGMKALLVPDMVPPDDIMRKNAFAVFPDLCAVRAWLEAQEYGTGA, encoded by the coding sequence ATGCCCAGCATCGTTTTTGATATGGACGGAGTCCTCATCGACTCCGAACGGCTGGTTCTGCGCTCCTGGGAATGCGTGGGGCGCGACCTGGGGCTCACGGGCCTGCACGAGCTTTTCTTCCGCTGCATAGGCACCACGCACGCAAGCACGAAAGTCGTCTTTGCCGAAGCCTTCGGCGAAGGCGTGAATTATGAAGACTTCCGCGACCGCACGCGCGTGTACTACATGCAGTTCACCAAAGACGGCATTCCCCTGAAGCCCGGCGTCATGGAACTGCTTTCCTGGCTCAGGGAAAAGGGCTGGAAAACCGGCCTCGCAAGCTCCTCACGCGAGGCCAACGTGCGCCGCAACATGGAGATCACGGGCATGGGGCCGTATTTCGACACCCTTGTCTGCGGCGACATGCTCACCGCAAGCAAGCCCGCGCCCGACATCTACCTGCGCGCCTGCGCCGAGCTCTGCGCCGACCCGCAGCAATCCTATGCCGTGGAGGATTCGCGCAACGGCATTCTTTCCGCCAGCGCCGCGGGCATGAAGGCCCTGCTCGTGCCCGACATGGTTCCGCCGGACGACATCATGAGGAAAAACGCCTTTGCCGTGTTCCCCGACCTCTGCGCCGTGCGCGCCTGGCTGGAAGCGCAGGAATACGGGACCGGAGCATGA
- the miaA gene encoding tRNA (adenosine(37)-N6)-dimethylallyltransferase MiaA, which translates to MSALPRILCIAGPTGSGKTAAALHLARALEKAGRKVCVVNADSRQVYRDFPIITAQPSEEEKSVCPHLLYGWLETGCKISAGQWADKALIVLKDSLEKGLIPLLVGGTGFYMRALLDGIADIPAVDPAISLRLTEECRDRGAAALHERLLHIDPEYAAKIHPNDSQRNVRALEVWEGTGRTFTWWHKNAPAPAPFEVLRLGVGLPLPELEPFLALRIQAMLKAGALEEARRALDLCPDTDAPGWSGIGCAETAAYLAGRMNLEECVEAWTHNTRAYAKRQWTWFRADRRILWFRPGEHDALEKKALDFLFRKGA; encoded by the coding sequence ATGAGCGCTCTTCCCAGAATACTCTGCATCGCCGGGCCCACCGGTTCCGGCAAGACGGCCGCCGCCCTGCACCTTGCCCGCGCGCTGGAAAAGGCGGGGCGCAAGGTCTGCGTGGTCAACGCCGATTCCCGGCAGGTGTACCGCGATTTTCCCATCATCACGGCGCAGCCCTCGGAAGAGGAGAAGAGCGTATGCCCGCACCTTCTCTACGGCTGGCTGGAAACCGGGTGCAAAATCTCCGCAGGCCAGTGGGCGGACAAGGCGCTCATCGTGCTGAAGGACAGCCTTGAGAAGGGCCTCATTCCCCTGCTGGTGGGCGGAACGGGCTTCTACATGCGCGCGCTGCTGGACGGCATTGCCGACATCCCCGCCGTCGATCCCGCCATAAGCCTCCGCCTTACGGAAGAATGCCGCGACAGGGGCGCGGCCGCCCTGCACGAGCGCCTTCTGCACATCGACCCGGAATACGCCGCGAAAATCCACCCCAACGACAGCCAGCGCAACGTACGCGCGCTGGAAGTGTGGGAAGGCACGGGCAGAACCTTCACCTGGTGGCACAAAAACGCGCCCGCGCCCGCGCCCTTTGAGGTGCTGCGCCTCGGCGTGGGGCTTCCTTTGCCGGAACTGGAGCCCTTCCTCGCCCTGCGCATACAGGCCATGCTGAAGGCCGGAGCGCTGGAGGAAGCGCGGCGCGCCCTTGATCTGTGCCCGGATACGGACGCCCCGGGCTGGAGCGGCATAGGCTGCGCGGAAACGGCCGCATACCTTGCCGGCCGCATGAATCTGGAAGAATGCGTGGAGGCGTGGACGCACAATACCCGCGCCTATGCCAAACGTCAGTGGACCTGGTTCCGGGCCGACAGGCGCATACTCTGGTTCCGCCCCGGCGAACATGATGCCCTGGAAAAAAAGGCCCTGGACTTTCTCTTCCGCAAAGGCGCGTAG
- the coaD gene encoding pantetheine-phosphate adenylyltransferase: MGEERIAIYPGTFDPLTNGHECIIRRGLELFDTVIVAVARDCGKNTLFSLEERVDIVREVFASIPGVKVMPFSGLLVDFAEKNGAKAILRGLRAVSDFDYEFQMALMNRKLQRHVQTIFLMSDLRWMYISSTNIRNVASLGGNVSCLVPPTVIPRLRRAYHLPDSWPEDTDCGCPETFSEECLPECRGEFD; the protein is encoded by the coding sequence ATGGGTGAAGAACGCATAGCCATCTACCCCGGCACCTTCGACCCGCTCACGAACGGACACGAGTGCATCATCCGTCGCGGTCTGGAACTGTTCGACACCGTCATCGTGGCCGTGGCCAGAGACTGCGGCAAGAACACGCTCTTCTCGCTGGAAGAGCGTGTGGACATCGTGCGCGAGGTGTTCGCCAGCATTCCGGGCGTGAAGGTCATGCCCTTTTCCGGCCTGCTGGTGGATTTTGCCGAAAAGAACGGGGCCAAGGCCATACTGCGCGGCCTGCGCGCCGTTTCCGACTTCGACTACGAATTTCAGATGGCGCTCATGAACCGCAAGCTCCAGCGCCATGTGCAGACCATATTTCTCATGTCCGACCTGCGCTGGATGTACATAAGCTCCACCAACATCCGCAACGTGGCATCCCTCGGCGGAAACGTGAGCTGCCTTGTGCCGCCCACCGTCATTCCCCGCCTGCGCCGGGCCTACCATCTGCCCGATTCCTGGCCGGAAGACACGGACTGCGGCTGCCCCGAAACCTTCAGCGAGGAATGCCTGCCCGAATGCCGGGGCGAATTCGACTGA
- the rsmD gene encoding 16S rRNA (guanine(966)-N(2))-methyltransferase RsmD, producing MRIIAGACRGRTLHTVSGPGYRPAMGKVRESLFSMLESRGVVWGEVRVLDVFAGSGSLGFEALSRGALFADFIEKDHRAAECLRKNAAVLGLEDRCAVHEEDALRVTARRPSEPCRLIFIDPPYGADLFKPTLKNIMRQGWLADDGFLVAEVEKGLPLKADSQYDLTLEAERHYGNTRILVWVKNA from the coding sequence ATGCGGATCATTGCCGGAGCCTGTCGCGGAAGAACGCTCCATACCGTCAGCGGGCCGGGGTACCGGCCGGCCATGGGAAAGGTGCGCGAATCTCTGTTTTCCATGCTTGAATCGCGCGGCGTCGTGTGGGGCGAGGTGCGCGTGCTCGACGTGTTCGCCGGAAGCGGCAGCCTCGGCTTCGAGGCGCTGAGCCGCGGCGCGCTTTTTGCCGACTTCATCGAAAAAGACCACAGGGCCGCGGAATGCCTGCGCAAAAACGCCGCCGTCCTGGGCCTTGAAGACCGCTGCGCCGTGCATGAGGAAGACGCCCTGCGCGTGACGGCCCGCCGCCCTTCCGAACCGTGCCGCCTCATCTTCATCGATCCGCCCTACGGGGCCGACCTGTTCAAGCCGACGCTCAAGAACATCATGCGGCAGGGCTGGCTTGCCGACGACGGCTTCCTTGTGGCGGAAGTGGAAAAGGGCCTGCCCCTCAAGGCCGACTCCCAGTATGATCTGACCCTTGAAGCGGAACGCCATTACGGCAATACGAGGATACTGGTATGGGTGAAGAACGCATAG
- a CDS encoding MBL fold metallo-hydrolase RNA specificity domain-containing protein, with protein MKITFLGAAQTVTGSCYVIETTSSRFAVDCGMFQGNSAIEARNFETENYRPDELDFILLTHAHIDHSGLLPRMVKEGFKGGIYCTAPTADLAAIMLEDSAHIQEMEHEWKSRHNKRRGEADDESSEALYSTEDALATAKQLRPVEFGKVVNPAPGVTVTFRYAGHILGAAILDLTVDEDGKSTRLVFSGDLGRPGALLLPDAEMPRTPDWLFVESTYGDRDHKGESDTLEELAEAIEYSYSHREKVIIPAFAVERTQEILYSLLLLKKQGRLPADMPVYVDSPLAAKATQVFMKYADHLRTPDFSPEDFRENPVTGIRFTQSVQESQRLNTMKEPAIILSASGMCNAGRVRHHLRHNLWKEGVSIVFVGYQAMGTPGRKLVDGAKSLRLFGEDVAVAAKIFTINGFSAHAGQSQLLEWIGGMARPGMNIALVHGEPRAQEILAGLIKERFGITPSIPEYLEEATIEGAAVAEVHTASPARAKPRVDWNFLAGELEQRVAQLRSRLAHVDEIPWEEQTELRDRLVEIERDLFHFLTRL; from the coding sequence ATGAAGATTACCTTTCTGGGAGCGGCCCAGACTGTGACCGGCTCCTGTTACGTCATTGAAACGACATCCTCCCGCTTCGCCGTGGACTGCGGCATGTTCCAGGGCAACTCCGCCATTGAGGCGCGCAACTTCGAAACGGAGAACTACCGCCCGGACGAGCTCGACTTCATCCTGCTCACCCACGCGCACATCGACCATTCCGGCCTTCTGCCCCGCATGGTGAAGGAAGGCTTCAAGGGCGGCATCTACTGCACGGCTCCCACGGCCGACCTTGCCGCCATCATGCTGGAAGACAGCGCCCACATCCAGGAAATGGAACATGAATGGAAGAGCCGCCACAACAAGCGGCGCGGCGAAGCCGACGACGAATCCTCCGAGGCTCTCTACTCCACCGAAGACGCCCTCGCCACGGCAAAGCAGCTCAGGCCCGTGGAATTCGGCAAGGTGGTGAACCCCGCCCCGGGAGTCACGGTCACGTTCCGCTATGCCGGGCACATTCTCGGCGCGGCCATTCTCGACCTTACGGTGGATGAAGACGGCAAGAGCACGCGGCTCGTCTTCTCCGGCGACCTCGGCCGCCCCGGAGCGCTGCTGCTGCCGGATGCGGAAATGCCCCGCACGCCGGACTGGCTTTTTGTGGAATCCACCTACGGCGACCGCGACCACAAGGGCGAATCCGATACCCTCGAGGAACTCGCCGAAGCCATCGAATACAGCTATTCCCACAGGGAAAAGGTCATCATTCCCGCCTTTGCGGTGGAACGCACGCAGGAAATACTCTACAGCCTGCTGCTTCTGAAGAAGCAGGGCCGCCTGCCTGCCGACATGCCTGTGTATGTGGACAGCCCCCTTGCCGCCAAGGCCACGCAGGTGTTCATGAAGTATGCCGATCACCTGCGCACGCCCGACTTCTCCCCCGAGGACTTCCGCGAAAATCCGGTCACGGGCATACGCTTCACGCAGAGCGTGCAGGAATCGCAGCGCCTCAACACCATGAAGGAACCGGCCATCATCCTTTCGGCAAGCGGCATGTGCAACGCGGGCCGCGTGCGCCATCACCTCCGCCACAACCTGTGGAAGGAAGGCGTGAGCATCGTGTTCGTGGGCTATCAGGCCATGGGAACCCCGGGCAGAAAGCTGGTGGACGGCGCAAAGAGCCTGCGTCTCTTCGGTGAAGACGTGGCCGTGGCCGCGAAGATATTCACCATCAACGGCTTCTCCGCCCACGCCGGGCAGAGCCAGCTTCTGGAATGGATTGGCGGCATGGCCCGCCCGGGCATGAACATCGCCCTCGTGCACGGCGAACCCAGGGCGCAGGAAATCCTTGCCGGGCTCATCAAGGAACGCTTCGGCATCACGCCCAGCATTCCCGAATATCTGGAAGAGGCCACCATCGAAGGCGCGGCCGTGGCCGAAGTGCATACCGCAAGCCCCGCGCGCGCCAAGCCCCGCGTGGACTGGAACTTCCTTGCCGGAGAACTGGAACAGCGCGTGGCCCAGCTGCGTTCCCGCCTCGCCCATGTGGACGAAATCCCCTGGGAAGAACAGACGGAACTGCGCGACCGCCTCGTGGAAATCGAGCGCGACCTCTTCCACTTCCTCACAAGGCTCTGA
- a CDS encoding TIGR00730 family Rossman fold protein, whose amino-acid sequence MSNASQQYVIDTLSAQESWRLFRILAEIVDGFEDLSGLPPCVSIFGSARPKPGHPMYEETRRVARALGEAGYGIITGGGPGFMEAGNKGASEAGAPSVGLHIHLPMEQEPNEYLSIRSDYRYFFIRKLMFVKYSVAYVVMPGGMGTIDELSEAFVLAQTHRIKPFPIILYSHAFWDGLLDWIRDRMIKDGYLREDELDFVTVCDTPEEVISTIRRRVVL is encoded by the coding sequence ATGAGCAACGCTTCTCAGCAATATGTCATCGATACCCTGTCCGCCCAGGAATCCTGGCGTCTTTTCCGTATTCTGGCCGAAATCGTGGACGGCTTTGAAGATTTGAGCGGACTGCCGCCCTGCGTGTCCATTTTCGGTTCCGCCCGTCCCAAGCCCGGGCATCCCATGTATGAGGAAACGCGGCGCGTGGCCAGGGCCCTCGGTGAAGCGGGCTACGGCATCATCACCGGCGGCGGGCCCGGCTTCATGGAAGCGGGCAACAAGGGCGCAAGCGAGGCGGGCGCGCCTTCCGTGGGGCTGCACATTCATCTGCCCATGGAACAGGAACCCAACGAATACCTCAGCATACGCAGCGACTACCGCTACTTCTTCATCCGCAAGCTCATGTTCGTGAAGTATTCCGTGGCCTATGTGGTCATGCCCGGCGGCATGGGCACCATCGACGAACTTTCCGAAGCCTTCGTGCTCGCCCAGACGCACCGCATCAAGCCCTTCCCCATCATTCTTTACAGCCACGCCTTCTGGGACGGCCTTCTGGACTGGATACGAGACCGCATGATAAAGGACGGCTACCTGCGCGAGGACGAGCTTGATTTCGTTACCGTGTGCGACACGCCCGAGGAAGTGATTTCCACCATCCGCCGGCGCGTGGTGCTCTAG